Proteins from a genomic interval of Poecile atricapillus isolate bPoeAtr1 chromosome 1, bPoeAtr1.hap1, whole genome shotgun sequence:
- the GDPD5 gene encoding glycerophosphodiester phosphodiesterase domain-containing protein 5 isoform X3 — protein MCGWSQRNSVLRYRSWVKLAPENTLMSFQKAVEQKVYGVQADVVLSYDGVPFLMHDKTLRRTTNVEEVFPERAYEHSSMFNWTDLEKLNAGEWFLQNDPFWTVGSLSRADYLEAANQSVCKLEDMLEVIKDNTSLILNFQDLPAAHPYYSTYINITLETILASGIQQQAVMWLPDTERQLVRQVAPGFQQTSGLKLDVERLREKGIVRLNLRYTKVTNEDVRDYSRANLSVNLYTVNEPWLFSILWCAGVPSVTSDSSHVLRKVPFPIWLMPPDEYHLIWITSDLISFLVIVGVFIFQKWRLGSIRTYNPEQIMLSAAVRRSSQDVKIMKEKLIFSEINNGVETTDELSFCSENGYANEMVTPTDHRDTKLRIN, from the exons ATGTGTGGCTGGAGCCAGAGGAATTCAGTGCTGAGATACCGGAGCTGGGTAAAG CTGGCACCAGAAAACACTCTGATGTCCTTCCAGAAGGCAGTGGAGCAGAAGGTGTATGGAGTGCAGGCTGATGTGGTACTGAG CTACGATGGGGTGCCCTTTCTGATGCATGACAAGACTCTGAGGAGAACCACAAATGTGGAGGAGGTGTTTCCAGAGCGGGCCTACGAGCACTCCTCCATGTTCAACTGGACTGACCTGGAAAAGCTCAACGCTGGAGAGTGGTTCCTGCAG AACGACCCTTTCTGGACAGTGGGGTCTCTCTCAAGGGCTGACTACTTGGAGGCTGCCAACCAGTCAGTCTGCAAGCTGGAAGACATGCTGGAAGTGATCAAGGACAACACCTCCCTCATCCTGAACTTCCAGGACCTGCCAGCAGCTCATCCCTACTACAGCACTTACATCAACATCACCCTGGAAACCATCCTGGCATCGGGAATTCAGCAGCAGGCT GTGATGTGGCTGCCAGACACGGAGAGGCAGCTGGTCAGACAGGTTGCTCCAGGTTTCCAGCAGACTTCTGGCCTCAAGCTGGACGTGGAGCGCCTGAGGGAGAAGGGCATCGTGAGGCTCAACCTGCGCTACACCAAGGTCACCAACGAGGATGTCAG GGACTACAGCAGGGCCAACCTGAGCGTGAACCTGTACACGGTGAACGAGCCCTGGCTCTTCTCCATCCTGTGGTGCGCCGGCGTCCCCTCGGTCACCTCCGACAGCTCCCACGTCCTCCGCAAGGTGCCTTTCCCCATCTGGCTCATG CCTCCAGACGAGTACCACCTAATCTGGATCACATCTGATCTCATTTCATTTCTCGTAATTGTAGGAGTTTTTATATTCCAGAA GTGGCGCCTGGGAAGCATCAGGACCTACAACCCGGAGCAGATCATGCTCAGCGCCGCCGTCCGTCGCTCCAGCCAGGACGTCAAGATCATGAAGGAGAAGCTGATCTTCTCAG AGATCAACAACGGCGTGGAGACCACGGACGAGCTGTCCTTCTGCTCCGAGAACGGCTATGCCAACGAGATGGTGACGCCCACGGATCACCGGGACACCAAGCTCCGCATCAACTGA